From a region of the Terriglobales bacterium genome:
- a CDS encoding ABC transporter ATP-binding protein codes for MSTPVADLSQRTPTAPPSSCMICTEDLWKTYEMGAEEVHALRGVNLRIERNEYVAIMGPSGSGKSTLMNLIGCLDTPSKGHYWLNGNLVSELDDDELARIRNKEIGFVFQTFNLLARATALHNVELPLIYNGTPSAARLERAKEALGLVDLQDRMMHKPNELSGGQRQRVAVARALVNHPSIILADEPTGNLDSQTGEEIMQLFDRLHQQGNTIILVTHEHDIAEHAHRVVHIKDGLVGSDEKKR; via the coding sequence ATGTCCACACCAGTCGCCGACCTCAGCCAACGTACCCCGACCGCGCCCCCGTCCTCCTGCATGATCTGTACGGAAGACCTGTGGAAGACCTACGAAATGGGCGCGGAGGAGGTGCACGCGCTGCGGGGCGTGAACCTGCGCATCGAGCGCAACGAGTACGTGGCCATCATGGGGCCCTCGGGCTCGGGCAAGTCCACGCTCATGAACCTGATCGGCTGCCTGGACACGCCCAGCAAGGGCCACTACTGGCTGAACGGCAACCTGGTGAGCGAGCTGGATGACGACGAACTGGCGCGCATCCGCAACAAGGAGATCGGCTTCGTCTTCCAGACCTTCAACCTGCTGGCCCGGGCCACCGCACTGCACAACGTGGAGCTGCCCCTCATCTACAACGGCACGCCCTCGGCCGCGCGCCTGGAGCGCGCCAAGGAAGCGCTGGGGCTGGTGGATCTGCAGGACCGCATGATGCACAAGCCCAACGAGCTTTCCGGCGGCCAGCGGCAGCGCGTAGCCGTGGCCCGTGCCCTGGTGAACCATCCCTCCATCATCCTGGCCGACGAGCCCACCGGCAACCTGGACTCGCAGACCGGCGAAGAGATCATGCAGCTCTTCGACCGCCTACACCAGCAGGGCAACACCATCATCCTGGTCACCCACGAGCACGACATCGCCGAGCACGCCCACCGCGTGGTCCACATCAAGGACGGGTTGGTGGGTTCGGACGAGAAGAAGCGCTAG
- a CDS encoding penicillin-binding transpeptidase domain-containing protein codes for MRKRAVILQGLLMLLAGMILTAGAWAASRTPAKSSKSQISESPSAQKRMRGLRHSRRVVSHRRRRPGRRHYERFYTSSFSDDVTSGDATAGENPVVRAAAVEALGNMNGTVVAIDPLNGRVLAMVNQRLALSEGAQPCSTFKLAVALAALNEKIVDSDTELTLGRGRRRWSMNMTRAIAISNNTYFEELGRKLGFERVSSYARQFGLGELAGYNIQGEHLGAFPEEPLPAKLGGVAKMCSYGESISMTPLQLGALVSAIANGGTLFYLQHPQTLEAAAAFRPKVKRQLDIAPLIPELHGGMLGATQFGSARSVRYNFSEEEVLGKTGTCSNNGTRFGWFASYANTDAGRIVLVVFLRGGRPTFGPKAAEIAGRIYRNLYDHSFFAAAQPVKPMATQ; via the coding sequence ATGAGAAAGCGCGCAGTAATCCTGCAAGGCCTTCTGATGTTGCTGGCGGGGATGATTCTCACCGCGGGGGCGTGGGCCGCCTCGCGGACGCCGGCTAAGAGTTCGAAATCACAGATCAGTGAGAGCCCGTCGGCGCAGAAGCGCATGCGCGGGCTGCGCCACAGCCGCCGGGTGGTGAGCCACCGGCGCCGCCGGCCTGGTCGTAGGCACTATGAGCGCTTCTACACCAGCTCCTTTTCCGACGATGTGACCTCCGGCGACGCCACCGCGGGCGAAAACCCCGTGGTGCGGGCGGCGGCCGTCGAGGCCCTGGGCAACATGAACGGCACCGTGGTGGCCATCGATCCATTGAACGGCCGCGTGCTGGCCATGGTCAACCAGAGGCTGGCGCTGTCGGAGGGCGCGCAACCCTGCTCCACCTTCAAGCTGGCGGTGGCGCTGGCCGCGCTCAACGAGAAGATCGTGGATTCGGATACGGAGCTGACCCTGGGCCGCGGGCGCCGGCGCTGGAGCATGAACATGACCCGCGCCATCGCCATCTCCAACAACACCTATTTTGAGGAGCTGGGACGCAAGCTGGGCTTCGAGCGGGTGAGTTCCTACGCCCGGCAGTTCGGACTGGGCGAGCTGGCCGGCTATAACATCCAGGGCGAACACCTGGGCGCCTTTCCGGAAGAGCCCCTGCCGGCGAAGCTGGGTGGCGTGGCCAAGATGTGCTCCTACGGCGAGAGCATCTCCATGACGCCGCTGCAACTGGGGGCGCTGGTCTCCGCCATCGCCAACGGCGGAACGCTCTTCTACCTGCAGCATCCGCAGACGCTGGAAGCAGCGGCCGCCTTCCGCCCCAAGGTCAAGCGGCAGCTCGACATCGCGCCGCTCATCCCCGAACTCCATGGAGGCATGCTGGGAGCGACGCAATTCGGCAGCGCTCGCAGCGTGCGCTACAACTTCAGCGAGGAAGAAGTGCTGGGCAAGACCGGGACCTGCTCCAACAACGGTACCCGCTTCGGCTGGTTCGCCTCCTACGCCAACACCGACGCCGGACGCATCGTGCTGGTGGTGTTCCTGCGCGGTGGGCGGCCTACCTTCGGCCCCAAGGCCGCGGAGATCGCCGGCCGCATCTACCGCAACCTCTACGACCACAGCTTCTTCGCCGCTGCCCAGCCGGTGAAGCCCATGGCCACGCAGTAG